Proteins from one Phocoena sinus isolate mPhoSin1 chromosome 8, mPhoSin1.pri, whole genome shotgun sequence genomic window:
- the CCDC88B gene encoding coiled-coil domain-containing protein 88B isoform X1: MDGGKGPRIRDFLSGSLATWALGLAGLVGEPEGEEEEEGEGPLCPETRFLHLSDGALLLRVLGIIAPSSRGGPQMIRGHDGPAAWRVWNLNHLWGRLRDFYQEELQLLILSPPPDLQALGFDPFSEEAVEELEGILRLLLGASVQCEHRELFIRHIQGLSLEVQSELAAAIQEVTQPGAGLVLALAGPEPGELAPSELEMLSRSLVGTLLRLARERDVGAQRLAELLLERQLAVPLLPEAPARTPPEGASHHLALQLANTKAQLRRVRQELEEKAELLLDSQVEVQGLEAEIRRLRQEAQALSGQAKRAELYREEAEALRERAGRLPRLQEELRRCRERLQAAEACKGRLEEERALSGALEASKALLEEQLEASQERCARLHETQRENLLLRTRLGEAHAELNSLRHQVDQLAEENVELELELQRSLEPAPGSPGEAPLPGAAPSLHDEVREAEAGRLRTLERENQELRGLLRALQGQPGGQHPLLEEPSEDSVIPEADSAPQTPLASDHGPQGLAGQAGDEGPQALDPAPLASDSALEGLAECPQASDLDPKVVERPLQAAVMVPVGTMAQKSGPAVGAQESLKKAGLGAPLQTPAAVAPPQGPDIKIQAQLSLEGETGESVPEALGLRQEDPESKPGLSEPSLCGQVEETLDQRLDLPKGRAEAREHEQKLERMVGDPAQQKPQQKLEGAPEAQTWEGRIPGEILARGVPEQEALKEEMARLRREAEALRAELEAQAWRLEARGTEAARLSEELAQARRAEAEAHQEVEAQARELARLREAVEAAGRELEAASRERGALAEVLAATGRERRQWEREAPRLRARAEAAEERLQVLQSESRRHLEEAERERRERQALQEELEKATVRGQELGARLEHLQSELERAALEHQEFLREQEVQHQRYQGLEQRLETELQVAATSKEEALLALKKRALQLEEELFQLRQGAVGQGPETQAEPRVTEAQSARLIEVERSNATLAAEKAALQGQLQHLEGQLGSLQGRAQELLLQSQRAQEQSSCLQAEKSVLELQGQELHRKLGMLEEEVQAARRSQEETRGQQQALLRDHEALAQLQRRQEAELEGLLARHRDLKANMRALELAHRELQGRHEQLQAQRAHVEAQEVALLAERERLMQDGHRQRGLEEELRRLQSEHDRAQMLLAEVSQERGELQGERGELRGRLARLELERAQLEAQSLRLRESNQQLDLSACRLATQCELLTELRSAQEEENRQLLAEVQALSRENRELLERSLESRDHLHREQREYLDQLNALRREKQKLVEKIMDQYRVLEPGPLPRTKKGSWLADKVKRLMRPRREGGPHGGPRLGADGAGSTESLGGPPEMELSEGREADGTGSPSPAPVRRAQSSLCLRDETLAGGRRRKLSSRFPVGRSSESFSPGDTPRQRFRQRCPGPLGAPGSHGKGPSVGWDGSVETLAEREADANREDVEVQESEKRALAPSLSQ, translated from the exons ATGGATGGGGGCAAGGGGCCCAGGATCAGAGACTTCCTGAGTGGGAGCCTGGCCACCTGG GCGCTGGGCCTGGCCGGGCTGGTGGGGGAGccggagggggaagaggaggaggaaggagaggggcctCTTTGTCCGGAGACGAGGTTCTTACACCTCAGCGACGGGGCCCTGCTCCTCCGGGTGCTGGGCATCAT CGCCCCCAGTTCCCGAGGCGGCCCTCAAATGATCAGGGGCCACGATGGTCCCGCAGCCTGGCGAGTATGGAACCTGAACCACCTGTGGGGCCGGCTGAGGGACTTCTACCAG GAGGAGCTGCAGCTGCTGATCCTGTCTCCACCCCCAGACCTCCAGGCGCTGGGGTTTGACCCCTTCTCAG AGGAGGCGGTGGAGGAGCTGGAAGGCATCCTTAGGCTACTGCTGGGGGCATCAGTGCAG TGTGAGCACCGGGAGCTGTTCATCCGGCACATCCAGGGCCTCAGCCTGGAGGTCCAGAGTGAGCTGGCTGCTGCCATCCAGGAG GTGACCCAGCCCGGGGCCGGCTTGGTGCTGGCGCTGGCTGGGCCCGAGCCTGGGGAGCTGGCGCCTTCGGAGCTGGAGATGCTGTCCCGGAGCCTGGTGGGGACACTGTTGAGGCTGGCTCGGGAGCGGGACGTGGGGGCCCAG CGGCTGGCTGAGTTGCTGCTGGAGCGGCAGCTGGCGGTCCCCCTGTTGCCTGAGGCTCCTGCCAGGACTCCCCCGGAGGGCGCCTCACACCACCTGGCCCTGCAGCTGGCCAACACCAAGGCCCAACTGCGGCGCGTCCGGCAGGAGCT GGAGGAGAAAGCCGAGCTGCTGCTAGATTCCCAGGTGGAGGTGCAGGGCTTGGAGGCCGAAATTCGAAGGCTCCGCCAGGAG GCCCAGGCGCTGTCGGGACAGGCCAAGCGGGCCGAGCTGTACCGCGAGGAGGCGGAGGCGCTGCGGGAGCGGGCCGGCCGCCTGCCCCGCCTGCAGGAGGAACTGCGACGCTGCCGGGAGCGGCTGCAGGCAGCAGAGGCCTGCAAGGGCCGGCTGGAG GAGGAGCGGGCGCTCTCCGGGGCTCTGGAAGCCTCGAAGGCGCTGCTGGAGGAGCAGCTGGAGGCCTCTCAGGAGCGCTGTGCTCGGCTGCATGAGACCCAGCGGGAGAACCTGCTGCTGCGGACCCGGCTGGGCGAGGCCCACGCG GAGCTGAACTCTCTACGGCATCAGGTGGACCAGCTGGCAGAGGAGAACGTGGAGCTGGAGTTGGAGCTTCAGCGGAGCCTGGAGCCAGCCCCAGGCTCTCCTGGGGAGG CGCCCCTGCCAGGAGCGGCTCCCTCTCTGCATGACGAAGtgagggaggcagaggctgggcGGCTGCGGACCCTGGAGCGGGAGAATCAGGAGCTCCGAGGCCTGCTCCGGGCGCTGCAGGGGCAGCCAGGTGGCCAG CACCCCCTGCTGGAGGAGCCGAGCGAGGACTCCGTGATTCCAGAGGCAGACTCAGCTCCCCAGACTCCGCTGGCCTCAGACCATGGCCCCCAGGGCTTGGCAGGTCAGGCAGGGGATGAAGGCCCCCAGGCTTTGGACCCGGCTCCCCTGGCATCAGATTCAGCCCTCGAGGGGTTAGCTGAGTGTCCTCAGGCATCTGATTTGGACCCAAAGGTGGTGGAGAGGCCCCTCCAGGCGGCTGTCATGGTGCCTGTAGGCACGATGGCCCAGAAGTCAGGCCCCGCTGTAGGGGCACAGGAGTCCCTGAAGAAGGCTGGCCTTGGAGCCCCTCTCCAGACCCCTGCCGCTGTGGCCCCACCTCAGGGTCCAGATATCAAAATTCAGGCCCAGCTGTCGCTGGAAGGAGAGACTGGAGAGTCAGTGCCCGAGGCCTTGGGGCTGAGACAGGAGGACCCTGAGAGCAAACCCGGACTCTCGGAGCCCAGCCTCTGTGGGCAGGTGGAGGAGACCCTAGACCAGAGGCTGGACCTACCCAAGGGGCGAGCAGAGGCCAGAGAGCATGAACAGAAGTTGGAGAGGATGGTCGGGGACCCAGCCCAACAAAAACCACAGCAGAAGCTGGAGGGGGCTCCTGAGGCCCAGACCTGGGAGGGGCGGATCCCAGGGGAGATCCTGGCCCGTGGTGTCCCAGAGCAGGAGGCCCTCAAGGAGGAGATGGCACGGCTGAGGAGAGAGGCTGAGGCTCTTCGAGCTGAGCTGGAGGCCCaggcctggaggctggaggcccGAGGCACGGAGGCCGCCCGCCTCTCCGAGGAGCTGGCTCAGGCACGGAGGGCAGAGGCCGAGGCCCACCAGGAGGTGGAGGCCCAGGCCCGGGAGCTGGCCCGGCTGCGGGAGGCGGTGGAGGCCGCTGGCCGGGAGCTGGAGGCTGCGTCGCGGGAGCGGGGGGCACTGGCGGAGGTGCTGGCAGCGACGGGCCGCGAGCGGAGGCAGTGGGAGCGAGAGGCGCCCAGGCTGCGGGCCCGGGCCGAGGCGGCCGAGGAGCGGTTGCAGGTGCTGCAGAGTGAGAGCCGCCGGCACCTGGAGGAGGCCGAGAGGGAGCGCCGGGAGAGGCAGGCCCTCCAGGAG GAGCTAGAGAAGGCCACGGTGCggggccaggagctgggggcccGGCTGGAGCATCTGCAGAGTGAGCTGGAACGGGCGGCTCTGGAGCACCAGGAATTTCTGCGGGAACAGGAGGTCCAGCACCAAAG GTACCAGGGCCTGGAGCAGCGGCTGGAAACTGAGCTGCAGGTGGCGGCCACCAGCAAGGAGGAGGCGCTGCTGGCACTCAAAAAGAGGGCCctgcagctggaggaggagctgttCCAG CTGCGCCAGGGTGCTGTGGGACAGGGGCCTGAGACGCAGGCCGAGCCGAGGGTCACGGAGGCCCAGAGTGCGCGGCTCATTGAGGTGGAGCGCAGC AACGCAACGCTGGCCGCCGAGAAGGCGGCTCTGCAGGGGCAGCTGCAGCACCTGGAGGGGCAGCTGGGAAGCCTGCAGGGGCGCGCCCAGGAGCTGCTGCTACAGAGTCAGCGGGCACAGGAGCAGAGCAGCTGCCTGCAG GCTGAGAAGTCTGTGCTGGAGCTGCAGGGCCAGGAGCTGCACAGGAAGCTGGGGATGCTGGAGGAAGAGGTGCAGGCAGCACGGCGCTCCCAGGAGGAGACCCGTGGGCAGCAGCAGGCCCTGCTTCGGGATCACGAGGCCCTGGCACAGCTGCAGCGGCGGCAGGAGGCCGAGCTAGAGGGACTGCTGGCCCGGCACCGCGACCTCAAGGCCAACATGCGGGCACTGGAGCTGGCCCACCGGGAGCTGCAGGGCCG GCACGAGCAGCTGCAGGCCCAGAGGGCGCATGTGGAGGCGCAGGAGGTGGCCCTGCTGGCAGAGCGCGAACGCCTGATGCAGGACGGGCATCGGCAGCGGGGCCTGGAGGAGGAGCTCCGGAGGCTGCAGAGTGAGCATGACAG AGCTCAGATGCTGCTGGCGGAGGTGTCCCAGGAGCGAGGTGAGCTGCAGGGGGAACGCGGGGAGCTGCGGGGCCGGCTGGCGAGGCTGGAGCTGGAGCGGGCACAGCTGGAGGCGCAGAGCCTGCGACTGCGAGAGTCCAACCAGCAGCTGGATCTGAGCGCCTGCCGGCTGGCCACACAGTGTGAG CTGTTGACGGAGCTCCGGAGCGCCCAGGAAGAGGAGAACCGGCAGCTGCTGGCCGAGGTGCAGGCTCTGAGCCGGGAGAACCGGGAGCTCCTGGAGCGCAGCCTGGAGAGCCGGGACCACCTGCACCGCGAGCAGCGCGAGTACCT gGACCAGCTCAATGCCCTGCGCCGGGAGAAGCAGAAGCTGGTGGAGAAGATCATGGACCAGTACCGTGTGctggaacctgggcccctgccccGGACCAA GAAGGGCAGCTGGCTGGCAGACAAGGTGAAGAGGCTGATGCGGCCCCGGCGGGAGGGGGGCCCCCATGGGGGGCCACGCCTGGGGGCCGATGGGGCTGGCAGCACCGAGAGCCTAGGGGGCCCCCCAGAGATggagctctctgagggcagggaggcAGATGGCACAG GGTCCCCCTCACCGGCACCCGTGCGCCGGGCCCAGAGCTCCCTGTGCCTGCGGGATGAGACCCTGGCAGGTGGGCGGCGGCGGAAACTCAGCTCAAGATTTCCTGTGGGGCGAAGCTCTGAGTCATTCAGCCCCGGGGACACCCCGCGGCAGAGATTCCGACAGCGGTGCCCAGGCCCGCTGGGGGCACCCGGCTCCCATGGCAAAG GACCTAGCGTGGGATGGGATGGCTCCGTCGAGACCCTGGCGGAGCGCGAAGCAGATGCCAACAGAGAGG ACGTCGAGGTGCAGGAATCGGAGAAACGGGCTCTCGCCCCTTCCCTCAGCCAGTGA
- the CCDC88B gene encoding coiled-coil domain-containing protein 88B isoform X2 — translation MIRGHDGPAAWRVWNLNHLWGRLRDFYQEELQLLILSPPPDLQALGFDPFSEEAVEELEGILRLLLGASVQCEHRELFIRHIQGLSLEVQSELAAAIQEVTQPGAGLVLALAGPEPGELAPSELEMLSRSLVGTLLRLARERDVGAQRLAELLLERQLAVPLLPEAPARTPPEGASHHLALQLANTKAQLRRVRQELEEKAELLLDSQVEVQGLEAEIRRLRQEAQALSGQAKRAELYREEAEALRERAGRLPRLQEELRRCRERLQAAEACKGRLEEERALSGALEASKALLEEQLEASQERCARLHETQRENLLLRTRLGEAHAELNSLRHQVDQLAEENVELELELQRSLEPAPGSPGEAPLPGAAPSLHDEVREAEAGRLRTLERENQELRGLLRALQGQPGGQHPLLEEPSEDSVIPEADSAPQTPLASDHGPQGLAGQAGDEGPQALDPAPLASDSALEGLAECPQASDLDPKVVERPLQAAVMVPVGTMAQKSGPAVGAQESLKKAGLGAPLQTPAAVAPPQGPDIKIQAQLSLEGETGESVPEALGLRQEDPESKPGLSEPSLCGQVEETLDQRLDLPKGRAEAREHEQKLERMVGDPAQQKPQQKLEGAPEAQTWEGRIPGEILARGVPEQEALKEEMARLRREAEALRAELEAQAWRLEARGTEAARLSEELAQARRAEAEAHQEVEAQARELARLREAVEAAGRELEAASRERGALAEVLAATGRERRQWEREAPRLRARAEAAEERLQVLQSESRRHLEEAERERRERQALQEELEKATVRGQELGARLEHLQSELERAALEHQEFLREQEVQHQRYQGLEQRLETELQVAATSKEEALLALKKRALQLEEELFQLRQGAVGQGPETQAEPRVTEAQSARLIEVERSNATLAAEKAALQGQLQHLEGQLGSLQGRAQELLLQSQRAQEQSSCLQAEKSVLELQGQELHRKLGMLEEEVQAARRSQEETRGQQQALLRDHEALAQLQRRQEAELEGLLARHRDLKANMRALELAHRELQGRHEQLQAQRAHVEAQEVALLAERERLMQDGHRQRGLEEELRRLQSEHDRAQMLLAEVSQERGELQGERGELRGRLARLELERAQLEAQSLRLRESNQQLDLSACRLATQCELLTELRSAQEEENRQLLAEVQALSRENRELLERSLESRDHLHREQREYLDQLNALRREKQKLVEKIMDQYRVLEPGPLPRTKKGSWLADKVKRLMRPRREGGPHGGPRLGADGAGSTESLGGPPEMELSEGREADGTGSPSPAPVRRAQSSLCLRDETLAGGRRRKLSSRFPVGRSSESFSPGDTPRQRFRQRCPGPLGAPGSHGKGPSVGWDGSVETLAEREADANREDVEVQESEKRALAPSLSQ, via the exons ATGATCAGGGGCCACGATGGTCCCGCAGCCTGGCGAGTATGGAACCTGAACCACCTGTGGGGCCGGCTGAGGGACTTCTACCAG GAGGAGCTGCAGCTGCTGATCCTGTCTCCACCCCCAGACCTCCAGGCGCTGGGGTTTGACCCCTTCTCAG AGGAGGCGGTGGAGGAGCTGGAAGGCATCCTTAGGCTACTGCTGGGGGCATCAGTGCAG TGTGAGCACCGGGAGCTGTTCATCCGGCACATCCAGGGCCTCAGCCTGGAGGTCCAGAGTGAGCTGGCTGCTGCCATCCAGGAG GTGACCCAGCCCGGGGCCGGCTTGGTGCTGGCGCTGGCTGGGCCCGAGCCTGGGGAGCTGGCGCCTTCGGAGCTGGAGATGCTGTCCCGGAGCCTGGTGGGGACACTGTTGAGGCTGGCTCGGGAGCGGGACGTGGGGGCCCAG CGGCTGGCTGAGTTGCTGCTGGAGCGGCAGCTGGCGGTCCCCCTGTTGCCTGAGGCTCCTGCCAGGACTCCCCCGGAGGGCGCCTCACACCACCTGGCCCTGCAGCTGGCCAACACCAAGGCCCAACTGCGGCGCGTCCGGCAGGAGCT GGAGGAGAAAGCCGAGCTGCTGCTAGATTCCCAGGTGGAGGTGCAGGGCTTGGAGGCCGAAATTCGAAGGCTCCGCCAGGAG GCCCAGGCGCTGTCGGGACAGGCCAAGCGGGCCGAGCTGTACCGCGAGGAGGCGGAGGCGCTGCGGGAGCGGGCCGGCCGCCTGCCCCGCCTGCAGGAGGAACTGCGACGCTGCCGGGAGCGGCTGCAGGCAGCAGAGGCCTGCAAGGGCCGGCTGGAG GAGGAGCGGGCGCTCTCCGGGGCTCTGGAAGCCTCGAAGGCGCTGCTGGAGGAGCAGCTGGAGGCCTCTCAGGAGCGCTGTGCTCGGCTGCATGAGACCCAGCGGGAGAACCTGCTGCTGCGGACCCGGCTGGGCGAGGCCCACGCG GAGCTGAACTCTCTACGGCATCAGGTGGACCAGCTGGCAGAGGAGAACGTGGAGCTGGAGTTGGAGCTTCAGCGGAGCCTGGAGCCAGCCCCAGGCTCTCCTGGGGAGG CGCCCCTGCCAGGAGCGGCTCCCTCTCTGCATGACGAAGtgagggaggcagaggctgggcGGCTGCGGACCCTGGAGCGGGAGAATCAGGAGCTCCGAGGCCTGCTCCGGGCGCTGCAGGGGCAGCCAGGTGGCCAG CACCCCCTGCTGGAGGAGCCGAGCGAGGACTCCGTGATTCCAGAGGCAGACTCAGCTCCCCAGACTCCGCTGGCCTCAGACCATGGCCCCCAGGGCTTGGCAGGTCAGGCAGGGGATGAAGGCCCCCAGGCTTTGGACCCGGCTCCCCTGGCATCAGATTCAGCCCTCGAGGGGTTAGCTGAGTGTCCTCAGGCATCTGATTTGGACCCAAAGGTGGTGGAGAGGCCCCTCCAGGCGGCTGTCATGGTGCCTGTAGGCACGATGGCCCAGAAGTCAGGCCCCGCTGTAGGGGCACAGGAGTCCCTGAAGAAGGCTGGCCTTGGAGCCCCTCTCCAGACCCCTGCCGCTGTGGCCCCACCTCAGGGTCCAGATATCAAAATTCAGGCCCAGCTGTCGCTGGAAGGAGAGACTGGAGAGTCAGTGCCCGAGGCCTTGGGGCTGAGACAGGAGGACCCTGAGAGCAAACCCGGACTCTCGGAGCCCAGCCTCTGTGGGCAGGTGGAGGAGACCCTAGACCAGAGGCTGGACCTACCCAAGGGGCGAGCAGAGGCCAGAGAGCATGAACAGAAGTTGGAGAGGATGGTCGGGGACCCAGCCCAACAAAAACCACAGCAGAAGCTGGAGGGGGCTCCTGAGGCCCAGACCTGGGAGGGGCGGATCCCAGGGGAGATCCTGGCCCGTGGTGTCCCAGAGCAGGAGGCCCTCAAGGAGGAGATGGCACGGCTGAGGAGAGAGGCTGAGGCTCTTCGAGCTGAGCTGGAGGCCCaggcctggaggctggaggcccGAGGCACGGAGGCCGCCCGCCTCTCCGAGGAGCTGGCTCAGGCACGGAGGGCAGAGGCCGAGGCCCACCAGGAGGTGGAGGCCCAGGCCCGGGAGCTGGCCCGGCTGCGGGAGGCGGTGGAGGCCGCTGGCCGGGAGCTGGAGGCTGCGTCGCGGGAGCGGGGGGCACTGGCGGAGGTGCTGGCAGCGACGGGCCGCGAGCGGAGGCAGTGGGAGCGAGAGGCGCCCAGGCTGCGGGCCCGGGCCGAGGCGGCCGAGGAGCGGTTGCAGGTGCTGCAGAGTGAGAGCCGCCGGCACCTGGAGGAGGCCGAGAGGGAGCGCCGGGAGAGGCAGGCCCTCCAGGAG GAGCTAGAGAAGGCCACGGTGCggggccaggagctgggggcccGGCTGGAGCATCTGCAGAGTGAGCTGGAACGGGCGGCTCTGGAGCACCAGGAATTTCTGCGGGAACAGGAGGTCCAGCACCAAAG GTACCAGGGCCTGGAGCAGCGGCTGGAAACTGAGCTGCAGGTGGCGGCCACCAGCAAGGAGGAGGCGCTGCTGGCACTCAAAAAGAGGGCCctgcagctggaggaggagctgttCCAG CTGCGCCAGGGTGCTGTGGGACAGGGGCCTGAGACGCAGGCCGAGCCGAGGGTCACGGAGGCCCAGAGTGCGCGGCTCATTGAGGTGGAGCGCAGC AACGCAACGCTGGCCGCCGAGAAGGCGGCTCTGCAGGGGCAGCTGCAGCACCTGGAGGGGCAGCTGGGAAGCCTGCAGGGGCGCGCCCAGGAGCTGCTGCTACAGAGTCAGCGGGCACAGGAGCAGAGCAGCTGCCTGCAG GCTGAGAAGTCTGTGCTGGAGCTGCAGGGCCAGGAGCTGCACAGGAAGCTGGGGATGCTGGAGGAAGAGGTGCAGGCAGCACGGCGCTCCCAGGAGGAGACCCGTGGGCAGCAGCAGGCCCTGCTTCGGGATCACGAGGCCCTGGCACAGCTGCAGCGGCGGCAGGAGGCCGAGCTAGAGGGACTGCTGGCCCGGCACCGCGACCTCAAGGCCAACATGCGGGCACTGGAGCTGGCCCACCGGGAGCTGCAGGGCCG GCACGAGCAGCTGCAGGCCCAGAGGGCGCATGTGGAGGCGCAGGAGGTGGCCCTGCTGGCAGAGCGCGAACGCCTGATGCAGGACGGGCATCGGCAGCGGGGCCTGGAGGAGGAGCTCCGGAGGCTGCAGAGTGAGCATGACAG AGCTCAGATGCTGCTGGCGGAGGTGTCCCAGGAGCGAGGTGAGCTGCAGGGGGAACGCGGGGAGCTGCGGGGCCGGCTGGCGAGGCTGGAGCTGGAGCGGGCACAGCTGGAGGCGCAGAGCCTGCGACTGCGAGAGTCCAACCAGCAGCTGGATCTGAGCGCCTGCCGGCTGGCCACACAGTGTGAG CTGTTGACGGAGCTCCGGAGCGCCCAGGAAGAGGAGAACCGGCAGCTGCTGGCCGAGGTGCAGGCTCTGAGCCGGGAGAACCGGGAGCTCCTGGAGCGCAGCCTGGAGAGCCGGGACCACCTGCACCGCGAGCAGCGCGAGTACCT gGACCAGCTCAATGCCCTGCGCCGGGAGAAGCAGAAGCTGGTGGAGAAGATCATGGACCAGTACCGTGTGctggaacctgggcccctgccccGGACCAA GAAGGGCAGCTGGCTGGCAGACAAGGTGAAGAGGCTGATGCGGCCCCGGCGGGAGGGGGGCCCCCATGGGGGGCCACGCCTGGGGGCCGATGGGGCTGGCAGCACCGAGAGCCTAGGGGGCCCCCCAGAGATggagctctctgagggcagggaggcAGATGGCACAG GGTCCCCCTCACCGGCACCCGTGCGCCGGGCCCAGAGCTCCCTGTGCCTGCGGGATGAGACCCTGGCAGGTGGGCGGCGGCGGAAACTCAGCTCAAGATTTCCTGTGGGGCGAAGCTCTGAGTCATTCAGCCCCGGGGACACCCCGCGGCAGAGATTCCGACAGCGGTGCCCAGGCCCGCTGGGGGCACCCGGCTCCCATGGCAAAG GACCTAGCGTGGGATGGGATGGCTCCGTCGAGACCCTGGCGGAGCGCGAAGCAGATGCCAACAGAGAGG ACGTCGAGGTGCAGGAATCGGAGAAACGGGCTCTCGCCCCTTCCCTCAGCCAGTGA